One genomic window of Trichlorobacter lovleyi includes the following:
- the murG gene encoding undecaprenyldiphospho-muramoylpentapeptide beta-N-acetylglucosaminyltransferase, translated as MKLIVAGGGTGGHLFPGIAVAEEFLSRDPANQVLFVGSERGIEARTIPRLGYQLELISAAGIRGKGSLAKLKGAAMMIYGYAQSRKILHRFQPDLVLGVGGYASLPMVMAARGMEIPRYIHEQNALPGMSNKVLSRVANKVFISLEESAKFFPRECTLLTGNPLRRQILEMLSKNGQEKQRSEAFQLFVFGGSQGAHALNVALPQVVAQLSQEQQRRLKIIHQTGEADLLQVRSDYQANGLEADVRPFIDDMAAAYRQADLIICRAGATTIAEVTALGKACLFVPFPHATDDHQRKNAEALLKQGACEMLLEQEIGGKGLSDAIARLMENRDALKLIGENAAALARLDAARVIVDQMLEGVQPCTET; from the coding sequence ATGAAACTGATCGTGGCCGGTGGCGGCACCGGCGGACACCTTTTTCCCGGCATTGCGGTGGCGGAGGAATTTCTGTCACGAGATCCAGCCAATCAGGTGCTGTTTGTCGGATCGGAACGGGGTATCGAGGCACGCACGATCCCGCGTCTGGGTTATCAACTGGAGTTGATCTCGGCCGCCGGTATTCGCGGCAAAGGCAGCCTGGCCAAGCTGAAGGGGGCGGCCATGATGATCTACGGCTACGCCCAGTCCCGTAAAATCCTGCATCGGTTTCAGCCGGATCTGGTGCTGGGAGTGGGCGGCTATGCCTCCCTGCCGATGGTCATGGCAGCGCGGGGGATGGAGATTCCACGCTATATCCATGAGCAGAACGCCCTGCCCGGCATGTCCAACAAGGTTCTGTCACGGGTGGCCAACAAGGTCTTTATCTCATTGGAGGAGTCGGCAAAGTTCTTTCCCAGGGAGTGCACGTTACTGACCGGCAACCCGCTCAGAAGACAGATCCTGGAGATGTTGTCCAAAAACGGACAGGAAAAACAGCGGAGCGAAGCGTTCCAGCTGTTCGTCTTTGGCGGCAGCCAGGGGGCCCATGCCCTGAATGTCGCGCTGCCCCAGGTGGTGGCACAGTTGAGTCAGGAGCAGCAGAGACGGTTAAAGATCATCCATCAGACCGGCGAGGCAGACTTGCTGCAGGTCCGGTCAGACTATCAGGCAAACGGCCTTGAGGCCGATGTCCGTCCCTTTATTGACGACATGGCAGCCGCCTACCGTCAGGCAGATCTGATCATCTGCCGTGCAGGGGCCACCACCATTGCCGAGGTAACGGCACTGGGCAAGGCCTGCCTGTTTGTGCCGTTTCCCCATGCCACCGACGACCATCAACGCAAGAACGCCGAGGCGCTGCTTAAACAGGGGGCCTGTGAAATGCTGTTGGAGCAGGAGATCGGCGGCAAAGGCTTGTCAGACGCCATTGCCAGGCTGATGGAGAACCGCGACGCACTGAAGCTGATTGGTGAAAATGCCGCTGCCCTGGCCCGCCTGGATGCGGCCCGGGTAATTGTTGACCAGATGCTGGAAGGGGTACAGCCATGTACGGAAACATAG
- a CDS encoding cell division protein FtsQ/DivIB — protein sequence MTDLRHIGSHKGKKVASNKLKVKKEPVDLRKYLLPLMRVGSRAGLLILIGGLLAASMHALSKATTFPVQKVEVRGMQRLTHDEIVALTGVTAGQNLLTLRLKTIGQQVSSNPWVASVRVQRFFPGTVAVSITERHPVAVINMGLLYYLDDKGEPFKPLNFGDSLDFPVVTGIVEDDLNSDPAATKEALKTACDLIAALKQHGSFILADVSEIHYDRGHGFTLYTTAGALPVKIGTDDFDKKLQRFARIYQNLMTQRPGLQYIDLDYSDRIVVKKG from the coding sequence ATGACCGATCTGAGGCATATCGGCAGCCACAAGGGCAAAAAAGTGGCGTCGAACAAGCTGAAGGTCAAGAAGGAGCCGGTTGACCTGCGCAAGTATCTGTTGCCGCTCATGCGGGTCGGCAGCAGGGCCGGTCTCCTGATTTTGATCGGCGGTCTGCTGGCAGCCTCGATGCATGCGCTGTCAAAGGCCACCACCTTCCCGGTTCAGAAGGTGGAAGTCAGGGGCATGCAGCGGCTGACACACGATGAGATTGTGGCACTGACCGGCGTCACAGCGGGCCAGAATCTGCTGACGCTGCGCCTCAAGACCATCGGACAGCAGGTCTCATCCAACCCCTGGGTCGCCTCGGTGCGCGTCCAGCGTTTCTTTCCGGGGACCGTTGCCGTCAGCATCACCGAACGGCATCCTGTAGCGGTCATCAACATGGGGCTGCTGTACTATCTGGATGATAAAGGTGAACCGTTCAAACCGCTTAATTTCGGGGACAGTCTCGACTTCCCGGTGGTGACCGGCATAGTCGAAGATGATCTGAACAGCGATCCGGCTGCCACCAAAGAGGCGCTCAAAACTGCCTGTGACCTGATTGCCGCACTGAAACAGCATGGATCATTTATCCTTGCGGATGTATCCGAGATTCATTACGATAGGGGCCACGGTTTTACGCTGTATACCACTGCCGGTGCCCTGCCTGTAAAAATCGGAACCGATGACTTCGACAAAAAGCTGCAACGCTTTGCACGTATTTACCAGAATCTGATGACTCAACGGCCGGGGCTGCAGTACATTGACCTGGACTACAGCGACCGGATCGTGGTCAAAAAGGGCTGA
- the ftsZ gene encoding cell division protein FtsZ: MFEFDETIEQSAVIKVIGVGGGGGNAVNTMVTSGMNKVEFIVANTDAQALRSSKAPVKVQLGGQLTKGLGAGANPNVGRDAALEDKDKLVDMLRGADMIFIAAGMGGGTGTGAAPVIAEAAREAGALTVGIVTKPFSREGKQRMAKADEGVRALKQHVDSLIIIPNDRLISIAPRSLGILDAFKPSDDVLRQAVQGISDLITTSGFINVDFADVKAIMSERGMAMMGIGIAEGDNRAIEAAVKAISSPLLEDIDVSGAKGVLVNITGSSSMTMDDFDAVNKTVHEKVHEDANIIIGVVIDETLGETIKVTAIVTGFGDKFGETERNRNFSSIAAVAKPNTVVSIDTPTFIRDRQKTEGPRPTRHVGSVSFDDEDAYDIPTFLRKSVD; encoded by the coding sequence ATGTTCGAATTTGACGAGACCATCGAGCAGAGTGCGGTCATCAAGGTCATCGGAGTAGGTGGTGGAGGCGGCAATGCCGTTAACACCATGGTGACCAGCGGCATGAACAAGGTGGAATTTATAGTTGCCAATACCGATGCCCAGGCACTCCGCTCCTCGAAGGCACCGGTAAAAGTTCAGTTGGGCGGTCAGCTGACCAAGGGACTTGGCGCCGGGGCCAACCCCAATGTCGGCCGCGACGCAGCCCTGGAAGACAAGGACAAGCTGGTTGACATGCTGCGTGGTGCCGACATGATCTTCATCGCAGCCGGCATGGGCGGCGGCACCGGTACCGGTGCAGCGCCGGTCATTGCAGAGGCGGCCCGTGAAGCCGGTGCGCTCACCGTCGGTATTGTCACCAAACCGTTTTCCCGTGAAGGCAAGCAGCGGATGGCCAAGGCCGACGAAGGTGTCCGCGCCCTGAAGCAACATGTCGACTCACTGATCATCATCCCCAATGACCGCCTGATCAGCATCGCCCCGCGTTCGCTGGGTATCCTTGACGCATTCAAACCTTCCGATGACGTCCTGCGTCAGGCGGTGCAGGGCATCTCAGACCTGATCACCACCTCAGGTTTCATCAACGTCGACTTTGCCGACGTGAAGGCAATCATGAGCGAGCGTGGCATGGCCATGATGGGCATCGGTATCGCCGAGGGTGATAACCGGGCCATCGAGGCTGCTGTCAAGGCGATCTCGTCGCCACTGCTCGAAGACATTGACGTCTCAGGTGCCAAAGGAGTACTGGTCAATATCACCGGTTCATCCAGCATGACCATGGACGATTTTGATGCGGTCAACAAGACGGTCCATGAAAAAGTCCATGAGGACGCCAATATCATCATCGGTGTGGTGATTGATGAGACCTTGGGCGAGACCATCAAGGTAACGGCCATTGTAACCGGCTTTGGCGACAAGTTTGGTGAGACCGAGCGCAACCGCAACTTCAGCAGCATTGCCGCTGTTGCCAAACCGAATACCGTTGTCAGCATCGATACGCCGACCTTCATCCGCGATCGCCAGAAGACCGAGGGGCCCCGCCCTACCCGCCACGTCGGGTCGGTCTCCTTTGATGACGAAGACGCCTATGACATTCCTACGTTTCTGAGAAAATCGGTGGACTAG
- the murB gene encoding UDP-N-acetylmuramate dehydrogenase, which produces MQAGLEHIRDWFKGELLFHEPLARHVSLKVGGPVDLLAIPDSREELQRLVALLDQQQIPRFVLGGGFNLLPSDAGFRGCAISLKRINRLQLDNTVVTIEAGASNQSLARAVAELGLSGVEFLIGIPGSVGGAVRMNAGAHGSDIFSVVKTVTLLDQGQFRELPREQLTYGYRCFEMPGNSVIIAVTLQLTEDSLQAVRSRMEEQLGLRWATQNVKFPNAGSFFKNPPGESAWRLIDQAGLRGFSIGNAQVSDVHTNFLINRGNATAADFRALAAAVKERVKATSGIELEEEVQLLDSGECGQ; this is translated from the coding sequence ATGCAGGCCGGTCTTGAACATATCAGGGACTGGTTCAAGGGAGAGCTGCTGTTTCATGAACCACTTGCCAGACATGTCTCGCTGAAGGTGGGGGGACCGGTGGACCTGCTGGCGATTCCCGATTCACGGGAGGAGTTGCAGCGACTGGTGGCGCTGCTGGATCAGCAGCAGATTCCGCGTTTTGTACTGGGCGGCGGCTTTAACCTGTTGCCAAGCGATGCAGGTTTCCGCGGTTGCGCCATCTCATTGAAGCGGATCAACCGGCTGCAACTTGACAACACCGTTGTAACCATCGAGGCAGGGGCCAGCAACCAATCCCTGGCACGGGCGGTGGCAGAGCTCGGCCTGAGCGGAGTTGAGTTCCTGATCGGTATTCCGGGCAGCGTGGGGGGGGCGGTGCGTATGAACGCCGGCGCCCACGGCAGTGATATCTTCAGTGTCGTGAAAACCGTGACACTGCTGGATCAGGGGCAGTTCAGAGAACTGCCGCGTGAGCAGCTGACCTACGGTTACCGTTGTTTTGAGATGCCTGGCAACAGCGTGATCATCGCGGTCACGTTACAGCTGACCGAAGACTCGCTTCAGGCGGTGCGCAGCAGGATGGAAGAACAGCTGGGGCTGCGCTGGGCCACACAAAATGTGAAGTTTCCCAATGCCGGTTCATTTTTTAAAAACCCGCCCGGCGAGTCGGCCTGGCGCCTGATTGATCAGGCCGGTTTGCGTGGGTTCAGTATCGGCAATGCCCAGGTCAGTGACGTACACACCAACTTCCTGATAAACCGCGGCAATGCCACTGCTGCAGATTTTCGGGCACTGGCGGCAGCGGTCAAGGAACGGGTTAAGGCGACATCTGGTATCGAGCTTGAGGAAGAAGTGCAGCTGCTTGACAGCGGGGAGTGCGGGCAATGA
- the murD gene encoding UDP-N-acetylmuramoyl-L-alanine--D-glutamate ligase: MELRNKKTTVMGLAKTGVASARFLAQQGARVTVTDMRDATALATVLAELAGLDIRLVLGHHDEADFTATDLVVVSPGVPQEHPLLRKATEAGVAVVSEIELASRFITAPLVAITGTNGKTTTTTLVGELFRANGFTTYVGGNIGDPLIDLPDSGEAVERVAAEISSFQLEWIEQFKPRVAALLNITEDHLDRYRSYQEYINAKLRIFENQSADDFAVVNRDDELVWQAAQSLKAQLFPFSRRHELAEGIFSREGELIFRHKGQELSIPVAGFRLQGVHNLENIMAALACCLLLGCQSEASLELLNRFEALHHRMEFVREVADVRYFEDSKATNVGSVAKALESFENITLIAGGKDKGGSYAPLAELVQQRVRHLVLIGEAAERMQQELGDYTATHKAATLEEAVQLSAGLTSPGGVVLLSPACSSFDMFKDYEERAQRFIAAVKRL; this comes from the coding sequence ATGGAATTACGTAATAAAAAAACAACCGTCATGGGCCTCGCCAAAACCGGCGTGGCCTCTGCCCGTTTTCTGGCACAGCAGGGTGCACGGGTAACCGTCACTGACATGAGGGATGCAACTGCCCTGGCAACAGTGCTGGCTGAACTGGCAGGGCTGGATATCCGCCTGGTGCTGGGACATCATGATGAGGCCGACTTCACGGCAACGGATCTGGTGGTGGTATCCCCCGGCGTGCCACAGGAGCACCCCCTGCTACGTAAGGCAACAGAAGCCGGGGTAGCGGTAGTGAGCGAGATCGAGCTTGCCAGCCGTTTTATCACGGCTCCACTGGTGGCCATCACCGGCACCAACGGCAAGACCACCACCACCACCCTGGTGGGTGAGCTGTTCAGGGCCAACGGCTTCACCACCTATGTGGGTGGCAACATCGGCGATCCTCTGATTGACCTGCCTGATTCCGGTGAGGCGGTCGAGCGGGTTGCAGCTGAGATCAGCTCCTTCCAGCTGGAATGGATTGAACAGTTCAAACCCAGGGTAGCGGCCCTGTTGAATATTACTGAAGACCACCTCGACCGCTACCGGAGCTATCAGGAGTACATTAACGCCAAGCTGCGGATCTTTGAAAATCAGAGCGCAGACGACTTTGCCGTGGTCAACCGGGATGATGAGCTGGTCTGGCAGGCTGCCCAATCACTCAAGGCACAGCTGTTTCCGTTCAGCCGCAGACATGAGCTTGCTGAAGGGATCTTCAGCCGTGAAGGGGAGCTGATATTCCGTCACAAGGGCCAGGAATTGAGTATCCCGGTGGCAGGTTTCAGGCTGCAGGGGGTACATAACCTGGAAAACATCATGGCAGCCCTGGCCTGTTGCCTGCTGCTGGGGTGTCAGAGTGAGGCAAGTCTGGAACTGCTGAACCGTTTTGAGGCGCTGCACCACCGGATGGAGTTTGTGCGCGAAGTGGCCGATGTGCGCTACTTTGAGGATAGCAAGGCCACCAATGTCGGCAGTGTTGCCAAGGCACTGGAGAGCTTTGAGAACATCACCCTGATTGCCGGCGGCAAGGACAAGGGTGGGTCCTACGCACCGCTGGCTGAACTGGTGCAGCAGCGGGTCAGACACCTGGTGCTGATCGGCGAAGCCGCCGAGCGGATGCAACAGGAGCTTGGTGACTACACTGCCACCCACAAGGCCGCAACACTGGAAGAGGCGGTGCAGCTCAGCGCCGGCCTGACCTCGCCGGGTGGGGTGGTGCTGTTATCACCGGCCTGCTCCAGTTTTGATATGTTCAAGGATTATGAGGAGCGGGCCCAGCGTTTTATTGCAGCGGTAAAGAGACTCTAG
- a CDS encoding D-alanine--D-alanine ligase: MTRDELKQKRIGVLMGGLSAERDVSLKSGMAVHQALLAMGYDSTALDVRHNVAVMLRDEKIDLAFIALHGRYGEDGCIQGLLELMQIPYTGSGVLASALAMHKLYSKQAFAAAGLTITPYVTVRQGDRCSAEQLPFSLPVVVKPVQEGSSVGVAIVKRPEDLQTALDDAFRYDTLVLVEKYIKGQEVQVGILANQPIGAIEIVPKNEFYDFEAKYSDGMAEHIFPARLAEPLYQKVQQQGLQAHQSLGCDGYCRVDFLVTENGDCYLLEVNTLPGMTALSLLPEIAQKGAGLSFEALVEQIACSAALKTGQAG; encoded by the coding sequence ATGACGCGTGATGAACTGAAACAGAAGCGGATCGGTGTGTTGATGGGGGGACTGTCGGCCGAACGGGATGTCTCGCTCAAAAGCGGCATGGCAGTCCATCAGGCCTTACTGGCAATGGGCTATGACAGCACGGCCCTGGATGTGCGCCATAATGTGGCGGTCATGCTGCGGGATGAAAAGATCGATCTGGCCTTCATTGCACTACACGGCCGGTACGGTGAGGATGGCTGTATTCAGGGACTGCTGGAACTGATGCAGATCCCCTACACCGGCTCCGGTGTGCTGGCCAGTGCCCTTGCCATGCACAAGCTCTACAGCAAGCAGGCCTTTGCTGCTGCCGGTCTGACCATCACACCCTACGTAACGGTCAGGCAGGGAGATCGCTGCAGCGCTGAACAGCTGCCGTTCAGCCTGCCGGTGGTGGTCAAGCCGGTTCAGGAAGGCTCATCAGTCGGTGTCGCCATCGTGAAAAGGCCGGAGGATCTCCAGACTGCCCTGGATGACGCCTTCCGGTATGACACGCTGGTACTGGTGGAAAAGTACATCAAAGGCCAGGAGGTCCAGGTCGGCATTCTGGCGAATCAACCGATCGGCGCCATCGAGATCGTACCAAAGAACGAGTTCTACGATTTTGAGGCCAAATACAGTGACGGCATGGCTGAGCATATTTTCCCTGCCCGCCTTGCCGAGCCGCTCTACCAAAAAGTACAACAGCAAGGATTGCAGGCGCATCAGTCGTTGGGCTGCGACGGCTATTGCCGGGTGGATTTTCTGGTTACGGAAAACGGTGACTGCTACCTGCTGGAGGTCAACACCCTGCCCGGCATGACCGCCCTGTCGCTTCTGCCGGAAATTGCACAAAAAGGTGCCGGACTTTCATTCGAGGCGCTGGTGGAGCAGATCGCCTGCTCGGCAGCACTCAAGACGGGTCAGGCGGGGTGA
- the ftsA gene encoding cell division protein FtsA, with protein MSAKRDNLIVGLDIGTTKICAIVGNHTEDGIEIVGIGTSPSSGLRKGVVINIESTVASIKKAIEEAELMAGCEIKSVYAGIAGGHIKGINSQGVIAIKNREVSQEDVKRVIDAAKAIAIPMDREVIHILPQEFIIDEQDGIREPLGMSGVRLEAKVHIVTGAVASAQNIVKSCNRAGLDVADIVLEQLASSEAVLSADEKELGVCLVDIGGGTTDIAIFGDGAIKYTSVISLGGNQLTNDIAVGLRTPFAEAEKIKRNQGCCLSALVGKDEKIEVPSVGGRKPRELSRNVLCEILGPRVEELFSLVNREIIKSGLEDSIASGVVITGGSSILEGMPELAEQIFNLPVRRGLPQHIGGLTDVVNSPVYSTGVGLIVYGSRNQGPREFPAAKSEDSIFNTTTRRMKSWFREFF; from the coding sequence ATGTCCGCCAAAAGAGACAACCTGATCGTTGGCCTGGATATCGGTACAACCAAGATCTGTGCCATTGTCGGCAACCATACCGAAGACGGCATCGAAATCGTCGGTATCGGCACCAGCCCCTCCAGTGGCCTGCGCAAGGGTGTGGTCATCAATATCGAAAGCACCGTGGCTTCCATCAAAAAGGCCATTGAAGAGGCCGAGCTGATGGCCGGTTGCGAAATCAAATCGGTCTACGCCGGTATCGCCGGCGGCCATATCAAAGGGATCAACTCCCAGGGTGTCATCGCCATCAAAAACCGCGAAGTGTCGCAGGAGGATGTCAAGCGGGTGATTGACGCGGCCAAGGCGATCGCCATCCCGATGGACCGCGAGGTGATCCATATCCTGCCGCAGGAGTTCATCATTGATGAGCAGGACGGTATCCGTGAGCCGCTGGGAATGAGCGGCGTGCGACTGGAGGCCAAGGTACATATCGTCACCGGTGCGGTTGCCAGCGCCCAGAATATCGTCAAATCCTGCAACCGGGCCGGCTTGGATGTTGCCGATATCGTGCTTGAACAGCTGGCCTCATCGGAGGCGGTCCTGTCCGCCGATGAAAAAGAGCTGGGGGTCTGTCTGGTTGATATCGGCGGCGGTACCACCGATATCGCTATTTTTGGCGATGGCGCCATCAAATATACCTCTGTCATCTCTTTGGGCGGCAATCAGCTGACCAACGACATTGCGGTGGGGCTGCGCACACCGTTTGCAGAGGCGGAAAAGATCAAACGCAATCAGGGCTGCTGCCTGTCCGCACTGGTGGGCAAGGACGAAAAGATCGAAGTTCCCAGTGTCGGGGGACGCAAACCGCGGGAACTGTCCCGTAACGTGTTATGTGAAATTTTAGGTCCCCGGGTTGAGGAGCTGTTTTCCTTAGTGAATCGTGAAATTATTAAATCAGGATTGGAAGACTCCATTGCATCTGGGGTTGTAATTACCGGTGGATCGAGTATACTTGAAGGCATGCCTGAGCTGGCTGAACAGATCTTCAACCTGCCGGTCCGACGCGGTCTACCCCAACATATCGGAGGGCTCACCGACGTTGTCAATTCACCAGTATATTCAACCGGAGTCGGACTGATTGTCTACGGCAGCCGCAACCAGGGACCGCGCGAGTTTCCAGCTGCCAAATCGGAAGACAGCATCTTCAACACCACCACACGGCGGATGAAAAGCTGGTTCCGCGAGTTTTTCTAA
- the murC gene encoding UDP-N-acetylmuramate--L-alanine ligase, with product MYGNIEKIHFVGIGGIGMSGIAEVLLNLGYKVSGSDLRESDTTERLRSLGGEICIGHAAENLTNVDVVVTSTAVQGDNPEVIEAKRRMVPVIPRAEMLAELMRMKYGIAIAGTHGKTTTTSMVATVLTHAGIDPTIVIGGKLNTLGSNAKLGQGKFLVAEADESDGSFLTLSPTIAVVTNIDADHLDYYTGGLEQIKDTFVSFINKVPFYGLAVLCQEDRNINEIIPRIKKRFMTYGLSSQADLRATHVKLDGFQTTFTAHYKGYRLGEISFNMPGAHNVLNALACTAVALELDVPFDKIQEGFAQFGGVGRRFTVKGEKNGIMVVDDYGHHPAEIRATLGAARNGWPERRLVVAFQPHRYSRTKELFNEFVTCFYDADLLILTDIYAASEQPIPGVSAEHLAEETRRHGQRDVTYIADRNDLPDYLAGIIKEGDIVITLGAGNIWQAGEELVKRL from the coding sequence ATGTACGGAAACATAGAAAAAATCCACTTTGTGGGCATCGGCGGCATCGGTATGAGCGGTATTGCCGAAGTGCTGCTGAACCTGGGGTACAAGGTATCCGGATCTGACCTGCGTGAGAGCGACACCACGGAACGGTTGCGCAGCCTGGGTGGCGAGATCTGCATCGGCCATGCAGCAGAAAACCTGACCAACGTGGATGTGGTGGTCACCTCAACGGCGGTGCAGGGCGACAACCCGGAGGTGATCGAGGCCAAGCGCCGCATGGTGCCGGTCATCCCGCGGGCCGAAATGCTGGCAGAGCTGATGCGGATGAAGTACGGCATCGCCATTGCCGGTACCCACGGCAAGACCACCACCACCTCGATGGTGGCCACCGTGCTGACCCATGCCGGGATCGACCCGACCATCGTGATCGGCGGCAAGTTGAACACCTTGGGCAGCAATGCCAAGCTGGGACAGGGCAAATTCCTGGTGGCTGAGGCGGATGAGTCCGATGGCTCATTCCTGACCCTTTCTCCCACCATTGCCGTGGTAACTAACATCGATGCCGACCATCTGGATTACTACACCGGCGGACTGGAGCAGATTAAAGACACCTTTGTCTCATTCATCAACAAGGTGCCGTTTTACGGTCTGGCGGTGCTGTGCCAGGAAGACCGCAATATTAACGAGATCATCCCCCGGATCAAGAAGCGTTTCATGACCTACGGGCTCTCGTCCCAGGCCGACCTGCGCGCCACCCATGTCAAGCTGGACGGTTTTCAAACCACCTTTACCGCTCATTACAAGGGCTATCGCCTGGGCGAGATCAGCTTCAACATGCCGGGTGCCCACAATGTACTGAACGCCCTGGCCTGTACCGCTGTGGCGCTGGAGCTGGATGTACCGTTCGACAAGATCCAGGAAGGTTTTGCCCAGTTTGGCGGTGTGGGCCGCCGCTTTACCGTCAAGGGGGAGAAAAACGGAATCATGGTGGTGGATGACTACGGCCACCACCCTGCCGAGATCCGGGCCACCCTGGGGGCGGCCCGCAACGGCTGGCCGGAGCGGCGCCTGGTGGTGGCGTTCCAGCCCCACCGCTACAGCCGCACCAAGGAGCTGTTCAACGAGTTTGTGACCTGCTTCTATGATGCCGATCTGTTGATCCTGACCGACATCTACGCTGCCAGTGAGCAGCCGATCCCCGGCGTCTCAGCCGAGCATCTGGCCGAGGAAACCCGTCGTCATGGCCAGCGGGATGTGACCTACATTGCCGACCGGAACGACCTGCCTGATTACCTGGCCGGGATCATCAAAGAAGGCGACATCGTGATCACCCTGGGGGCCGGCAACATCTGGCAGGCCGGTGAAGAGCTGGTGAAGAGACTCTGA
- the ftsW gene encoding putative lipid II flippase FtsW, whose amino-acid sequence MFEPLRKPFRLAEYDLVLLLMVVALTSFGIVMVYSASSVMAAKNFHDGAYFLKRQLLFALVGCVGALVTMRIDYQVWRRWAVPLLFVSLILLVLVLIPGIGGKVKGASRWIRLPGFNLQPSEFTKIALIMYMAYSIDKKQDRIRLLSAGFLPYIVVLMVLLGLLLKQPDMGAALTLAAVTIIMLFAAGTRLIFILGSGMVAMPFVIYLVVHSAYRLKRIKAFLNPEQDPTGIGWQIIQSKYAFGAGGFFGQGLGEGKQKLFYLPEAHTDFILSVIGEELGFIGVIVIIGMFFILVQRAMRIAMAAQDTFGRFLALGIAVLFAIEAVVNMAVVTGLFPTKGLALPFLSYGGSSLLISLFAVGILLNISAGLKLAPLTGKDAK is encoded by the coding sequence ATGTTTGAGCCCCTGCGCAAACCATTCAGGCTGGCAGAGTATGATCTGGTGCTGCTGCTGATGGTGGTGGCGTTGACCAGCTTCGGGATCGTGATGGTCTACTCGGCATCATCGGTCATGGCAGCCAAGAACTTCCATGACGGTGCCTATTTCCTGAAACGGCAGCTGCTCTTTGCGCTGGTGGGCTGCGTCGGCGCACTGGTGACCATGCGGATTGACTATCAGGTCTGGCGGCGCTGGGCAGTACCGCTGCTGTTCGTCAGTCTGATCCTTTTGGTGCTGGTGTTGATCCCCGGCATCGGCGGCAAGGTCAAGGGGGCCTCGCGCTGGATCAGGCTGCCCGGTTTCAACCTGCAACCATCAGAGTTCACCAAGATCGCACTGATCATGTACATGGCCTACTCGATCGACAAGAAGCAGGACCGGATCCGCCTGTTGTCAGCAGGCTTTCTGCCCTACATAGTGGTTCTGATGGTCCTGCTGGGTCTGCTGTTGAAGCAACCGGATATGGGAGCTGCCCTGACCCTGGCCGCAGTCACCATCATCATGCTGTTTGCTGCCGGCACGCGGCTGATTTTCATTCTGGGCAGCGGCATGGTGGCGATGCCGTTTGTGATCTATCTGGTGGTTCACTCGGCCTACCGCCTGAAACGGATCAAGGCCTTCCTGAACCCGGAACAGGATCCGACCGGCATCGGCTGGCAGATTATCCAGTCAAAATACGCCTTCGGCGCAGGCGGGTTCTTTGGTCAGGGGCTGGGAGAAGGCAAACAGAAGCTGTTCTACCTGCCGGAAGCCCACACCGACTTCATCCTCTCAGTGATCGGTGAGGAGCTGGGGTTTATCGGTGTGATCGTAATCATCGGCATGTTCTTTATCCTGGTGCAACGGGCGATGCGGATCGCCATGGCAGCCCAGGACACCTTTGGCCGGTTTTTGGCATTGGGGATTGCCGTACTGTTTGCCATTGAGGCTGTAGTCAACATGGCGGTGGTGACCGGACTGTTTCCGACCAAGGGACTGGCGTTGCCATTCCTGAGCTACGGCGGCAGTTCGTTATTGATCAGTCTGTTTGCCGTGGGGATTCTGCTGAACATCTCAGCCGGGCTGAAACTGGCCCCGCTGACCGGGAAGGACGCAAAATGA